GTGATTCAGGGAGCCGTGGTGGTTGCAATCTCAAACCCATTTCTACTCAAGTATTTATTTCATAAATTCGAATTTTCATTaacatgtaaatataattatttcactccataaataatttattttatgcgTATACTTAAAACAGATTCAAATATATAAACCTTTAGTTTTCCCTCCAAAATGCTGTCATGATTTTATTTCAAAGCCAACGGTAGTCTTTCTCCACCGACTGCGCTTGCGTGAAGTGGCTTGTAGAACGTGTGCCGCAGTTTACCGCGCCAAAACCTTCGTGCTTGTTCCGGATTTTAGAGGAAAGGTAGACTGTATTTAGTAGTATTCGAATAAGAATTATATCAAATAATGCCTGCTCGTAAAGGTAAACGTGCTGGTGAGAAAGCATCTGTGGAAGTAGAAAAAACGGAAGCCGAGACTTCAAAAGATGTCGAGTCGCCACCACcggcaaagaaaggaaagggacgtGAGAAGAAGCCGCCAAAACCCGCTagtgaggaagaaaataataccgATGATGCCGAGGTAGAAGATGAAGTGGAAAAAAGTGATTCTGAAGAAAAGGCTGAAAAACCTGAACCCAAGAAGGGTAGGGGACGACCCAAGAAAGATGAGAAAAATGGCACTCAGAAAGCGAAGGAAGTTGCCACAAAAACTGGCCTGCGAGCGCGGAAACAGACTTCTATGAAGGAAGAATCAGACGTATCAGATGAAGAACCCGAAACAAAAAAAGCGGCTAAATCCGACGATGTGAAAAAATCCCGTGGAAGACCTAAGAAGACTGCATCAAAACCCGTCAAGGAAACAAAGAAGCGAGGAAAGAAACCAGCCGCAAAAGCCGAAGCGTCGgacgaggaagaagatgaagatgaagccGA
This DNA window, taken from Anabrus simplex isolate iqAnaSimp1 chromosome X, ASM4041472v1, whole genome shotgun sequence, encodes the following:
- the LOC136886832 gene encoding uncharacterized protein DDB_G0286299 isoform X2, which translates into the protein MPARKGKRAGEKASVEVEKTEAETSKDVESPPPAKKGKGREKKPPKPASEEENNTDDAEVEDEVEKSDSEEKAEKPEPKKGRGRPKKDEKNGTQKAKEVATKTGLRARKQTSMKEESDVSDEEPETKKAAKSDDVKKSRGRPKKTASKPVKETKKRGKKPAAKAEASDEEEDEDEADTNENVDSGKDVKVSVEH
- the LOC136886832 gene encoding uncharacterized protein DDB_G0286299 isoform X1; protein product: MPARKGKRAGEKASVEVEKTEAETSKDVESPPPAKKGKGREKKPPKPASEEENNTDDAEVEDEVEKSDSEEKAEKPEPKKGRGRPKKDEKNGTQKAKEVATKTGLRARKQTSMKEESDVSDEEPETKKAAKSDDVKKSRGRPKKTASKPVKETKKRGKKPAAKAEASDEEEDEDEADTNENVDSGKDVKVSVEHCKS